GGCGTCACGAAGGGGGTGACCACAGCATACAGGGCCACCAAGGTCCCACCAACACCAGCAGTGACCATCAGCCCCCAGACCCTCCTTTGGGAGCTGGCCTCACACACCTCCTGTGGGTCTGCTGCCTGGCTGTCCTTCACCAGCGCCTTCGACATCACACCTGAAGACAGATATTAGAAAGACTGCTTTCTCCAATCTGTCTTTATTATGTACTCACTTAAAACAAAGCAGTGTATTGTATCAtagatcacggaattgtcagagttggaaaggacctctagagatcatctagtcccaactcccctgctgaagcaggattgcctagagcacattactcaggactgcatcaaggtgggtcttgaaaatctctagagaaggggaccccacaacctccctgggcagcctgttccagtgctctgtcaccctcaccgtaaagaagtttctcctcatatttaaatggaacttcctatgttccagcttgtgcccgttgccccttttcctgtcactgggaaccactgaaaagagtccagctccatcatccttcaacccaccctttaggtacctgtaaacatagataaggtctcccctcagccttctcttctccaggctaaagccccagctctttgagcctttcctcataaggtagatgctccaatcccttaatcatcttagttgccctacattggactctctcgaGTAGTTCCCAGTAGAtaggacagcaggaaaaaaaaaataaaaatcaacttaTATCCCTCTAACTATTCCTAGATCCTAGGGAAACGTTACCATTACTGCTTTTGAGGAGCTGAAGCACCAGGTTAGTTTTTCAGGGCAGTTTCCTTTTAGGCCTATAGCTCTCCCACCCCGGCCAGGCAGCAGCACGCCCGGAACAGCTGAGGGGCAGCGCAGACCgagccctccccacctgggacTGGCCACAGCCCACGCTCAGGGAAGCGTCCCTCAGCAGTTATTGTCCTTGCCTTCTAGAGGAGCTTTTCTTCAGAGCACAAcgttccccagctgcagggccgTCCTCCCACCCAACCCCCCACTTCCCACAGCGAGCTCCGTCAGAAGGAACGCACCGCTTCCCCCCCATATTTATAAGACAGGGCAAAACCAATTCGCCAAACGGGGGGGAGACGAAAACTTCCTGAAAGCGCTTATGAGAGGAGCGGCACACACCCTTTCGCCGTGCTTCTGTCCCTACTGCTTCGCGTCACCCCACACagcccgctgctgccgccgcgcTGGGCGTCTGTTTTCTACCTAATGTAGTATCCCCCGCCCCCTCGACTCCCCTCCCGCAGCTGTGGGAGGGCCCCGTCGCGCAAGGCCCACCCTGGCGGATGCTTCCAGAAAGGTCAGCCGGAGGCGCCGTATACGTCCCGCCCGCGAAATAGGTCGCGCGGCTGCCGGCTGCGCAGGCGCGGCGCTCGCGCGCCGGGCGAGCGTGCCGCGTCACGGGGCGGTGTCCGGCTCGTGCTTGGCCGGAGCGGGGAGCGGCGGCAGCCATGTCGGCCATGGGGACTCTGGCCTTTGACGAGTATGGGCGCCCCTTCCTCATCCTTAAGGACCAGGAGCGCAAGACGCGCCTTATGGGGCTTGAGGCGCTCAAGGTGAGCGGGGTGAAAGCGCCGCCGATCCGCCCGCGGGCCCTTGCTggccgggccgcgccgctcgCGCCATGCCATGCTGCCGTTAGGGgtgggcggggagcgggcgccgTTAGGCCTTGGCGGGAGGATGGAGCCCTTTGGGACAAGGTTTTCCTGGCCTTGATGGTCTTGTGCCCTGGTGTCAGGCGCGGTTCGCCTGAAGTCTGGTCTAGGCCTGTAGGCGCGGAAGGAACGGAGGGGGAGAAGCAGCCGTCGCTCATGGGGCTGGGAATCCGCCACCCGCGGCGTAGAGTCTGTGAGGTCTCCGTGCCCTGAGTCGTGTGACTTCGGGGTGGTCTGCCCCGCAGGTGGGGCGCCCTCTCGGTGGATCCTGGTCGCTGCGGGCAGGGAGGTTCCCCTCCTCCCCGAGCCCCCCTTTAGACCTCCCCCATCTGCAGCTCCGTCGTTGTTCTCAAGAAAGGCGGCGGCTGAGCGAGTAGGCAGCCTTGTGTGGATGCGTGTGATTTAAATACTGATGGAAGAGTGGAGCAAAATTAAACTGGCTTCTCGTTGCTTGATTTTGTTGTTTCCCCGCTTTAAACCTTGGGGCTGTCATTTTACCTGCTCCGCTTTTGTGTGTCTTGGCGGTGCAAGTGCAAGCCCTGCAAGAAAAGGCACGGGAGGTGTTTCTGGGGTAAAAGGAATGCACATATAttgattttgttacttttttaaatCCTAATATGCTGTTGTCAGTTAAATTACAATATTTGCGCtagcttttttccctcctgtattTTTCTTTAGCTTAATATTATGACTTTGGGATGCATGATAATGATTTAACTTATTTCTCCTTTGCTTTATAGTCTCACATAATGGCAGCCAAGGCTGTGGCAAGTACTCTGAGAACATCCCTTGGGCCTAATGGTAATTGTGGAATAATTTTAATCATTCTTTCTCAGTaattgttttgggggattttctaGATTTTCCTTCATGCTTTGAATGTTATTACCTCTAGGCTTGGATAAAATGATGGTGGACAAAGATGGTGAGGTAACTGTGACAAATGATGGTGCTACCATCCTGAATATGATGGATGTGGATCACCAGATAGCGAAACTTATGGTGGAGCTGTCTAAATCTCAAGATGATGAGATTGGGGATGGAACTACTGGAGTTGTTGGtaagaaaagatttaaatttaACTTGGCTTTTCCAGCTTTAAAATCAAGCTGCTTCAGCTGttttcaaaaattttgaaattttgtgtGAAGGAATAGTAGCTTTTCCATAGCACATTTTTAGAATACTTATTGCTTAAGTATTCTTGTCAGTTCTTGTATCAGaagtcttttaaataaaagtatacTTTCGTGTCTTTTCTAAGTATGGTTACATTTGAAGTCAATGTTGAGACTCCTCTTTGTACTTTCAAAATTTTTCTGCACAATTTTCTTCCATAATTTTCTACCTGTCCCACCTTGGCGCCGCCCATGCTTCTTTTTAATCTAACATAATGCAGTTTTCTTTCCAACCATAGCAAGTAGGAGGTTGTTCACAGCTGTTTTGTAATCTAAGAAACCTTGAACTGttaaaatactacagaaaaaaattaaaaagcatactttttaattttttgataaCTTACTAAAAATGATCCTTTAACCTGTCaaagagtaattattttaaaattttgttttatagtTTTGGCTGGAGCATTATTGGAACAGGCTGAGCAATTACTAGATCGTGGTATTCACCCTATCAGAATAGCAGACGGTTATGAGCAGGCAGCCCGCATTGCTATTGAGCATCTCGACAAAATCAGTGACAGTTTTCCAGTTGATCCACAGAACATTGAACCTCTGATCCAGACAGCAAAGACAACGCTAGGCTCTAAAGTGTAAGTCACAAAAACTTCAGAAGAATATTTACGTTTACCTTAAAATTACTTGGAATTGAGAGAAGAAATCCTGGTTTTTACTTGTGTTTTCATGGATTATTAAATTGTTTGTATTATTGGAGTGGCTGCTGAAGGTTCTTTTATGTTTGATTTTGGCTAATTTCTCAATGAATCCATGTCTCAGGATAAGAAATTGCAAATCCTTTTTCTATAAAGGGTCAACTCCATGAGATGGAACagatgcaaaattaatttcattctaaCCTGTTCTGTTAGTTCCAGATTTCTGCTTCATAGCAAATTCCAAGAGTAATGCAcacctcttaaaaataataattatgtatTATATTTCAAAggtttgttttgctgtgttttcttaaaaaaaaaaaaattaaaaactgtagGATAGTTCCATAAGGGTATTTTTCATTATGTGATCTGtgtatattttataaattcaGGCATTGTAAGGGCTTCCTTTGCAGAGCTGTCTTAAAAGTGATTTCTGTGACCCAAATGTTCGGTAGCAGCTAGTTCTCCTCACTTGTTTTGAATCTGTATCTTGAGACTATGGTCACAAAGACTACTTACACAAACGGTAATGcatgttctgttttctgccaCATTTAgcatcttttatttctgtggtCTGGGTAGGACCCCTTCTGAATGCATCATATGAAAGTCATTAGCTATAGTGATTCTTTTCTGTTCAAGATTGATagaatcactttttttcttccaaactgtgGAAATATAACatgactttggttttgttttgttaaatgtaGAGTTAACCGTTGTCACAGACAAATGGCAGAAATTGCTGTAAATGCTGTACTGACAGTAGCAGATATGGAACGTAAAGATGTTGATTTTGAGCTGATCAAAGTACAAGGCAAAGTTGGAGGTAGACTGGAAGATACACAGTTGGTTAAAGGAGTGATTGTGGATAAAGATTTCAGTCATCCACAGATGCCTAAAGTAAGTGATGTCTCTGTAATGGCTTAAATAAGATTGTCTAGACCAATTCAAATGCTGTCCTAGCATTTCTTAAGTATTTAAACAGTGTTACGGTTTGGCTTGGTTTTTCACCCATAtacagagaaaggggagaggagcATTATTAAATTCTTCATGTTGGAAGAAACCAAGTAAGAATTTACAAGAGTCTTTAGAAATTGAGAATTAGCTGGGGGGATTACTGTACAACTAAATGATGACAAGCACACAGTTCTATGTTGAAGCAGAAATAATCATCCGTAGCGTGTAATATGCTTAAGGTGCTTATGCAGCTCAATATCAAGAGATGCTTCTGCTGCTCTTAATCTTTGAGTTACCATGTTGTCTTGTTGGGAACGCTCCAGAAGCTGTCCTTTTACTATATTCGGTGTAGGTCAGGACTCCAAATCTTTGTTCAGCCTACTTCAGGAAAGATGGAGGCAATTTTGAGTTTCTACTAATCTGAAGTACCTTTCTAGTATCTGACACTTTATCCTATGAAAAGGAAGGCTGGTGGAAAATATCAGTCTTGTCATACATCAAACTTGGCTGTGAAGATGAGCCACAGTGGATAGGAGGGCAAATAATGGTTTCGTTGAAgttttatttgttgggttttttataaaCCTAAACTATAAAAAGGCACCACTGGTAAAGATTAAGTTCTTAAACAGTGTCTTGAAGCTGTGGAATTTCTTCTAAGTGGTTTAGAGAGACTTTTGATGGAATTGTTTGGGTACAGTTAGTTTCACTTCAGAATCAATCAAATTATCTTCAGAAACACAGCAATATGAAGGTATGTCTGTATGTTGTGCAAATCTGAGAAGGAGGTGTTACTGAGGTCAAAacttaacttgattttttttttaaattgtacagGAGCTCAAAGATGCTAAAATTGCAATCCTTACTTGTCCGTTTGAACCACCTAAGCCTAAAACCAAGCATAAGCTTGATGTCACATCAGTGGAGGATTACAAGGCACTGCAGAAATATGAAAAGGAGAAGTTTGAAGAGATGGTGAAACAGGTAGTCTTTAggattatttctttgttttcggTGTTTTTCGTAGCGTTTACACAAAATAGCGTAGTGCataaatttatttctggaaatgaGCTAATGATCCTGATAGGAGCAACATACAAGCACTTGTAAAGCTATGAAGAGAAGTTAAGTTTATGTAAGTAAGAGATACAGTCCGCTTTGAAATTTACTTTCATCTCTATGTATGGCAGGTAATTCTTTTTCAGACTTGTGTTTTGAGAAAATTAGGAGAATTAAAAccatgaagaaattgtttctCGTTCCTGGGTTAGTTCTGATCAGAAGATTGATCTAGTGTGTTCTTTCAGATAAAAGACACTGGTGCAAATCTTGCTATATGCCAGTGGGGTTTTGATGATGAGGCAAATCACTTGCTGCTCCAGAATGAGCTGCCTGCTGTTCGTTGGGTTGGTGGACCTGAGATAGAAGTAAGTAAAATCTTCTAAAATTGGGCTTTGTACCAATTCTCAAACAT
The nucleotide sequence above comes from Numenius arquata chromosome 4, bNumArq3.hap1.1, whole genome shotgun sequence. Encoded proteins:
- the CCT5 gene encoding T-complex protein 1 subunit epsilon isoform X2, whose amino-acid sequence is MSAMGTLAFDEYGRPFLILKDQERKTRLMGLEALKSHIMAAKAVASTLRTSLGPNVLAGALLEQAEQLLDRGIHPIRIADGYEQAARIAIEHLDKISDSFPVDPQNIEPLIQTAKTTLGSKVVNRCHRQMAEIAVNAVLTVADMERKDVDFELIKVQGKVGGRLEDTQLVKGVIVDKDFSHPQMPKELKDAKIAILTCPFEPPKPKTKHKLDVTSVEDYKALQKYEKEKFEEMVKQIKDTGANLAICQWGFDDEANHLLLQNELPAVRWVGGPEIELIAIATGGRIVPRFCELTAEKLGFAGIVREISFGTTKDRMLVIEQCQNSRAVTIFIRGGNKMIIEEAKRSLHDALCVIRNLVRDNRIVYGGGAAEISCALAVSEAADKCPSLEQYAMRAFADALEVIPMALSENSGMNPIQTMTEVRARQVKENNPALGIDCLQKGTNDMKQQHVIETLIGKKQQISLATQVVRMILKIDDIRRPGESEE
- the CCT5 gene encoding T-complex protein 1 subunit epsilon isoform X1; protein product: MSAMGTLAFDEYGRPFLILKDQERKTRLMGLEALKSHIMAAKAVASTLRTSLGPNGLDKMMVDKDGEVTVTNDGATILNMMDVDHQIAKLMVELSKSQDDEIGDGTTGVVVLAGALLEQAEQLLDRGIHPIRIADGYEQAARIAIEHLDKISDSFPVDPQNIEPLIQTAKTTLGSKVVNRCHRQMAEIAVNAVLTVADMERKDVDFELIKVQGKVGGRLEDTQLVKGVIVDKDFSHPQMPKELKDAKIAILTCPFEPPKPKTKHKLDVTSVEDYKALQKYEKEKFEEMVKQIKDTGANLAICQWGFDDEANHLLLQNELPAVRWVGGPEIELIAIATGGRIVPRFCELTAEKLGFAGIVREISFGTTKDRMLVIEQCQNSRAVTIFIRGGNKMIIEEAKRSLHDALCVIRNLVRDNRIVYGGGAAEISCALAVSEAADKCPSLEQYAMRAFADALEVIPMALSENSGMNPIQTMTEVRARQVKENNPALGIDCLQKGTNDMKQQHVIETLIGKKQQISLATQVVRMILKIDDIRRPGESEE